Proteins from one Aureimonas sp. SA4125 genomic window:
- a CDS encoding potassium channel family protein, which translates to MPETAVPLDPSRRPGDEAPARHTSGIRVRLHELYHGRTKRAQRFQMTVVVVDLLAIAFFIATPVLLDTGAFLWIDYAVAVLLAADIGARGLASLDVMRWLRRPTVLVDLLILATLLAPYWLANFGFLRILRLWSISRNGIIWIPLRRHGLQRWEDTGRAIVNLITFLFVATGFIYTSFFRAGSGLSGYIDALYFTVATVTTTGFGDITLPGPWGKLTSIITMLIGISLFVRLAQLIFRPYKIGFSCPQCALQRHEPDAVHCKACGFRLKIPDVDD; encoded by the coding sequence ATGCCCGAGACTGCTGTTCCCCTTGATCCCTCCCGCCGGCCGGGCGATGAGGCACCCGCTCGGCACACTTCAGGAATACGGGTCCGGCTGCACGAACTCTACCACGGCCGGACGAAGCGGGCCCAGCGTTTCCAGATGACCGTGGTGGTCGTCGATCTCCTGGCGATCGCCTTCTTCATCGCCACGCCGGTGCTGCTCGACACCGGCGCCTTCCTGTGGATCGACTACGCCGTCGCGGTGCTGCTTGCCGCCGACATCGGGGCAAGAGGCCTCGCCAGTCTCGACGTCATGCGCTGGCTGCGCCGGCCGACCGTTCTCGTTGACCTTCTGATTCTGGCGACGCTGCTCGCTCCCTACTGGCTGGCGAATTTCGGCTTCCTCAGGATCCTGCGGCTCTGGTCGATATCGCGCAACGGCATCATCTGGATCCCGCTGCGCCGGCACGGGCTCCAGCGCTGGGAGGATACGGGGCGGGCGATCGTCAACCTGATCACCTTCCTGTTCGTGGCCACCGGCTTCATCTACACCAGCTTCTTCCGCGCCGGGTCGGGACTGTCTGGCTATATCGATGCGCTCTATTTCACGGTTGCGACGGTGACGACGACCGGCTTCGGCGACATCACGCTGCCTGGCCCCTGGGGCAAGCTGACCTCGATCATCACCATGCTGATCGGCATCTCGCTCTTCGTCCGGCTCGCGCAGCTGATCTTCCGGCCCTACAAGATCGGCTTCAGCTGCCCGCAATGCGCCCTGCAGCGACACGAACCCGACGCCGTGCACTGCAAGGCCTGCGGCTTCCGCCTGAAGATCCCGGACGTCGACGACTGA
- a CDS encoding shikimate kinase: MRSETRLDDNLDIATRLGGRCITLIGLMGAGKSTVGRKLSQMLALPFHDTDTEIETAAQMSVAELFASYGEPEFRALEARVVARLAREGPHVLATGGGAYMATETREILRERAVTVWLKADVDVLMDRVQRRGNRPLLAAADPRAVMLSLIDKRYPVYAAADITIVSRNVRREVIAEEIIAALDRFLPGDPA, from the coding sequence ATGAGGAGCGAAACCCGCCTGGACGATAACCTCGACATCGCCACGCGTCTCGGTGGCCGCTGCATCACGCTGATCGGCCTGATGGGCGCCGGCAAGTCGACGGTCGGCCGGAAACTGTCGCAGATGCTCGCCCTCCCCTTCCACGATACCGACACCGAGATCGAGACCGCCGCGCAGATGAGCGTCGCCGAACTCTTCGCCTCCTACGGCGAGCCGGAGTTCCGTGCGCTCGAGGCCCGCGTCGTGGCGCGGCTCGCGCGCGAGGGACCCCATGTCCTGGCCACCGGCGGCGGCGCCTACATGGCGACCGAGACGCGTGAGATCCTGCGCGAGCGGGCGGTGACGGTCTGGCTGAAGGCCGATGTCGACGTCCTGATGGATCGTGTCCAGCGCCGCGGCAACCGTCCGCTCCTCGCCGCCGCCGATCCGCGCGCCGTGATGCTGAGCCTCATCGACAAGCGCTACCCCGTCTATGCCGCAGCCGACATCACCATCGTCTCGCGCAATGTCCGCCGCGAGGTGATCGCCGAGGAGATCATCGCCGCGCTCGACCGCTTCCTTCCGGGAGATCCCGCATGA
- the cobS gene encoding cobaltochelatase subunit CobS, translated as MNKAVQDVARLPNTTVSVKDTFGFDSSLIVPAYLEPDLHVPEVDPDYLFDKQTTLAILAGFAKNRRVMVSGFHGTGKSTHIEQVAARLNWPCVRINLDSHVSRIDLVGKDAITVQDGMQVTEFREGILPWAYQHNVALVFDEYDAGRPDVMFVIQRVLEASGRLTLLDQSRVVTPHPAFRLFATANTVGLGDTTGLYHGTQQINQAQMDRWSIVTILNYLPHDKEVDIVLAKAKHFQTKEGRPIVSKMVRVADMTRSAFANGDLSTVMSPRTVITWAENAEIFGNVGFAFRLTFLNKCDDLERALVAEFYQRAFGEELPESSANVVLD; from the coding sequence ATGAACAAAGCGGTCCAGGACGTCGCCCGGCTCCCGAACACAACGGTCTCCGTCAAGGACACCTTCGGCTTCGACAGCAGCCTGATCGTGCCGGCCTATCTGGAGCCCGACCTGCACGTTCCGGAGGTCGATCCCGACTATCTGTTCGACAAGCAGACGACGCTGGCCATCCTCGCCGGCTTCGCCAAGAACCGCCGCGTGATGGTTTCGGGCTTCCACGGCACGGGCAAGTCGACCCATATCGAGCAGGTCGCCGCGCGCCTCAACTGGCCCTGCGTGCGCATCAATCTCGACAGCCATGTCAGCCGCATCGACCTCGTCGGCAAGGACGCCATCACCGTCCAGGACGGCATGCAGGTGACGGAGTTCCGCGAAGGCATCCTGCCCTGGGCCTACCAGCACAATGTCGCGCTCGTCTTCGACGAATACGATGCCGGCCGGCCCGACGTGATGTTCGTCATCCAGCGCGTCCTGGAGGCGTCCGGCCGCCTGACGCTGCTCGACCAGAGCCGCGTCGTGACGCCGCACCCCGCCTTCCGCCTCTTCGCCACCGCCAACACGGTCGGCCTCGGCGACACGACCGGCCTCTATCACGGCACGCAGCAGATCAACCAGGCCCAGATGGACCGCTGGTCGATCGTGACGATCCTGAACTACCTGCCGCACGACAAGGAAGTCGACATCGTCCTGGCCAAGGCGAAACACTTCCAGACCAAGGAAGGCCGCCCGATCGTCTCGAAGATGGTCCGCGTCGCCGACATGACGCGCTCGGCCTTCGCCAACGGCGACCTGTCGACCGTCATGAGCCCGCGCACGGTGATCACTTGGGCCGAGAACGCCGAGATCTTCGGCAATGTCGGCTTCGCCTTCCGCCTGACCTTCCTCAACAAGTGCGACGACCTGGAGCGTGCGCTGGTGGCGGAGTTCTACCAGCGGGCGTTCGGCGAGGAACTGCCGGAGTCGAGTGCGAACGTGGTGCTGGACTGA
- the cobT gene encoding cobaltochelatase subunit CobT, translated as MARIGDNSKPGSAKGGGDREPFRRAVAGCMRAIAGDSELEVTYASEKPGLNGPRARLPELPKRVTRNDIAVTRGLSDAMALRRARHDIKIHATLSPEGKAARAVFDAVEQARVEAIGANAMAGVGDNLAAMLEDKYFRSNLSDVTDRAEAPLEDAIALMVRERLTGREIPPSGRAVVDVWRDWIEAKAGDRMERLAATVDNQNAFARTMRDLLAAMEMAEELGHENEQDEGEDEEKGDNQSRDNEDGGAEKDAGEDEAKAEDSQSEAESEDAAEAEDSEVSADDPVDDDSQETETPGESRRPNQAMSNLLGDPEYKVYATTFDEMVGAEELCDEAELDRLRAFLDKQLTTLHSVVGRLANRLQRRLMAQQSRSWDFDLEEGYLDSARLTRLVTDPMQPLSFKQERDTAFRDTIVTLLIDNSGSMRGRPITVAATCADILARTLERCGVKVEVLGFTTRAWKGGQSREAWLKAGKPQKPGRLNDLRHIVYKSADAPWRRARRNLGLMMREGLLKENIDGEALIWAHNRLLARPEQRRILMMISDGAPVDDSTLSVNPGNYLERHLRSVIEEIETRSPVELLAIGIGHDVTRYYRKAVTIVDAEELAGAMTEQLADLFADETQRRRPQRRASARR; from the coding sequence ATGGCCCGCATCGGCGACAACTCCAAACCCGGCAGCGCCAAGGGCGGCGGTGATCGTGAGCCGTTTCGTCGGGCCGTGGCCGGCTGCATGCGGGCGATCGCCGGCGACAGCGAACTCGAGGTCACCTATGCCAGCGAGAAGCCGGGGCTGAACGGGCCGCGCGCCCGCCTGCCTGAACTGCCCAAGCGCGTCACCCGCAACGACATCGCCGTCACCCGCGGCCTGTCGGATGCCATGGCACTGCGCCGGGCCCGCCATGACATCAAGATCCACGCGACCCTGTCACCCGAGGGCAAGGCCGCCCGCGCCGTGTTCGACGCCGTGGAACAGGCCCGCGTCGAGGCGATCGGCGCCAATGCCATGGCCGGCGTCGGCGACAATCTCGCGGCGATGCTGGAAGACAAGTATTTCCGCTCCAATCTGTCCGACGTCACCGACCGCGCCGAGGCGCCGCTGGAAGACGCGATCGCGCTGATGGTGCGCGAGCGCCTGACCGGCCGCGAGATCCCGCCGAGCGGCAGAGCCGTGGTCGACGTCTGGCGCGACTGGATCGAGGCCAAGGCCGGCGACCGGATGGAGCGGCTCGCCGCCACCGTCGACAACCAGAACGCCTTTGCCCGCACCATGCGCGATCTTCTCGCCGCGATGGAGATGGCCGAGGAGCTCGGCCATGAGAACGAACAGGACGAGGGCGAGGACGAGGAGAAGGGCGACAACCAGAGCCGCGACAACGAGGATGGCGGCGCCGAGAAGGATGCCGGCGAGGACGAGGCGAAGGCCGAGGACAGCCAGTCCGAGGCCGAGAGCGAGGACGCCGCCGAGGCCGAGGATTCCGAGGTCTCCGCGGACGATCCGGTCGACGACGACAGCCAGGAGACGGAGACCCCCGGCGAATCGCGTCGCCCTAACCAGGCGATGTCCAACCTCCTCGGTGATCCCGAGTACAAGGTCTACGCCACCACCTTCGACGAGATGGTCGGCGCCGAGGAACTCTGCGACGAGGCCGAGCTCGACCGTCTCAGGGCCTTCCTCGACAAGCAGCTGACGACGCTGCACTCCGTCGTCGGTCGCCTCGCCAACCGGCTGCAGCGCCGGCTGATGGCGCAGCAGAGCCGGTCCTGGGATTTCGACCTCGAAGAGGGCTATCTCGACAGTGCGCGTCTGACCCGCCTCGTCACCGACCCGATGCAGCCGCTCTCCTTCAAGCAGGAGCGCGACACCGCCTTCCGCGACACCATCGTGACGCTCCTCATCGATAATTCCGGCTCGATGCGCGGCCGGCCGATCACCGTGGCGGCGACCTGCGCCGACATCCTCGCCCGCACGCTGGAGCGCTGCGGCGTCAAGGTCGAGGTGCTGGGGTTCACCACCAGGGCCTGGAAGGGCGGACAGTCGCGCGAGGCCTGGCTGAAGGCCGGCAAGCCGCAGAAGCCCGGCCGCCTCAACGATCTTCGCCATATCGTCTACAAGTCGGCGGATGCGCCCTGGCGCCGCGCCCGGCGCAATCTCGGCCTGATGATGCGCGAGGGGCTCTTGAAGGAGAACATCGACGGCGAGGCGCTGATCTGGGCGCACAACCGCCTCTTGGCGCGTCCCGAGCAGCGGCGCATCCTGATGATGATCTCGGACGGTGCGCCGGTCGACGATTCGACGCTTTCGGTCAATCCCGGCAACTATCTGGAACGGCACCTGCGCAGTGTCATCGAGGAGATCGAGACGCGCTCTCCGGTCGAGCTCCTCGCCATCGGCATCGGCCATGACGTCACGCGCTACTACCGCAAGGCGGTCACGATCGTCGACGCCGAGGAACTGGCAGGTGCCATGACCGAGCAGCTCGCCGACCTCTTTGCCGACGAGACCCAGCGCCGCCGTCCGCAGCGCCGCGCCAGCGCACGGCGGTGA
- a CDS encoding BolA family protein: MYSRDTIEARLREVFSPESIAVVDESHLHAGHHHGASEHHAGFDGAAGTHFRVTIVSATFAGLSRVERHRAVNLVLAQELESGVHALAIEAKAPGEPLRR, encoded by the coding sequence CTGTATTCTCGCGACACCATCGAAGCCAGGCTGCGGGAAGTGTTTAGCCCAGAAAGCATTGCCGTCGTCGACGAAAGCCATCTGCATGCGGGCCACCATCACGGCGCCAGCGAGCATCACGCCGGCTTCGACGGCGCGGCGGGCACGCATTTCCGCGTCACGATCGTCTCGGCCACCTTCGCCGGCCTTTCCCGTGTCGAGCGGCATCGGGCGGTGAATCTCGTTCTGGCCCAGGAGCTTGAGTCGGGCGTGCACGCTTTGGCGATCGAGGCGAAGGCGCCCGGAGAGCCGCTCCGGCGGTGA
- the aroB gene encoding 3-dehydroquinate synthase, translating into MTLVAETSPSHQSVRVDLGERSYDILIGAGLLAGAGTEIARRLPGIRAMVVTDATVAGLHLDALMLSLGSAGIDVSQLVLPAGETTKSFRHLEEAVEAVIAARLERGDAVIALGGGVIGDLTGFVAGIVRRGMRFVQIPTTLLAQVDSSVGGKTGINSPQGKNLIGVFHQPSLVLADTDVLDTLSPREFAAGYAEVVKYGLIDRPDFFAWLEQHREKIFAGGAERAQAIAESCRAKAAVVAADEREDGARALLNLGHTFGHALEAACRYDPARLVHGEGVSIGMALAHRFSVRLGLCTGQDAVRAERHLEAAGLPTRIDQISGTDFSVEDLMRGISQDKKVSRGRLVFILTRGIGRAFVARDVDPAAVEAFLADELRREA; encoded by the coding sequence ATGACCCTCGTGGCCGAGACGTCGCCTTCCCATCAGAGCGTCCGCGTCGATCTCGGCGAGCGCAGCTACGACATCCTCATCGGCGCCGGGCTTCTCGCCGGGGCGGGCACCGAGATCGCACGTCGCCTGCCCGGCATCCGCGCCATGGTGGTCACGGATGCGACGGTGGCGGGCCTTCACCTCGATGCGCTGATGCTCTCGCTCGGCAGCGCCGGCATCGACGTCTCGCAGCTTGTCCTGCCCGCGGGCGAAACGACAAAATCCTTCAGGCATCTGGAGGAAGCCGTCGAGGCGGTGATTGCTGCAAGGCTGGAACGCGGCGACGCGGTCATCGCGCTCGGCGGCGGCGTCATCGGCGACCTCACCGGATTCGTTGCCGGGATCGTCCGGCGCGGCATGCGCTTCGTCCAGATCCCGACCACGCTGCTGGCCCAGGTCGATTCCTCCGTCGGCGGCAAGACCGGGATCAACTCGCCGCAGGGCAAAAATCTCATCGGCGTTTTCCACCAGCCGTCGCTCGTTCTTGCCGACACCGATGTCCTCGACACGCTGAGCCCGCGCGAGTTCGCTGCCGGCTATGCCGAGGTGGTCAAATACGGGCTGATCGACCGTCCGGATTTCTTTGCCTGGCTGGAACAGCATCGCGAGAAGATCTTCGCTGGCGGGGCGGAGCGGGCGCAGGCGATCGCCGAGAGCTGCCGGGCCAAGGCCGCCGTCGTCGCTGCCGACGAGCGCGAGGACGGCGCAAGGGCACTCCTCAACCTCGGCCACACCTTCGGCCACGCGCTGGAAGCCGCCTGCCGCTACGATCCCGCGCGGCTCGTGCATGGCGAGGGCGTCTCGATCGGCATGGCGCTGGCGCACCGCTTTTCGGTCCGTCTCGGCCTCTGCACCGGGCAGGATGCGGTGCGGGCCGAGCGGCATCTCGAAGCGGCCGGCCTGCCGACGCGGATCGATCAGATCTCCGGGACGGATTTCTCGGTCGAGGATCTGATGCGCGGCATTTCCCAGGACAAGAAGGTCAGCCGCGGGCGTCTGGTCTTCATCCTGACCCGCGGCATCGGCCGGGCCTTTGTCGCCCGCGACGTCGATCCCGCGGCCGTGGAGGCGTTTCTCGCGGACGAGTTGCGCCGGGAAGCCTGA
- the rpmB gene encoding 50S ribosomal protein L28 yields the protein MSRACELTGKAVQYGNNVSHANNKTRRRFLPNLSAVTLISDALGQRFRLRVSASGLRSVEHRGGLDAFLVKADEGDLSQRARLLKRQIAKKLAGDATAA from the coding sequence ATGTCGCGCGCTTGCGAACTGACCGGCAAGGCCGTCCAATACGGCAACAATGTGAGCCACGCGAACAACAAGACGCGTCGTCGCTTCCTGCCGAACCTCAGCGCCGTGACGCTGATCTCGGATGCACTCGGCCAGCGCTTCCGTCTTCGCGTTAGTGCCTCGGGCCTGCGCTCGGTCGAGCATCGCGGCGGCCTCGACGCCTTTCTCGTGAAGGCCGACGAGGGTGACCTGTCGCAGCGCGCCCGCCTGCTGAAGCGCCAGATCGCCAAGAAGCTTGCCGGCGACGCCACCGCCGCCTGA
- a CDS encoding DUF3108 domain-containing protein, translated as MQPARTRPTLALALLLAAVSAMPAAAEAMSTQYDVSLIGLPVGRASFDTTIRGDAYRVEGTLASSGLADIVTRIKGKSSVAGRIQGTKLFAHSYGLDYSSDKKTYRSAVTFRSGKVSTAEVAPKVTKPKKDYVPVSQSQLSSVVDPLSGLMLKGKATPESLCKRRLPFFDGWSRLDLVLSPGGTRPFSTDGYKGDVVVCNVRIEPVSGYRAASRGMKFIQRQTIELWFAPIKDTGIFAPVYAKIPTEIGPLTLRASMFAKN; from the coding sequence ATGCAGCCCGCCCGCACCCGGCCCACACTCGCATTGGCTCTCTTGCTCGCCGCCGTCTCGGCCATGCCGGCAGCCGCCGAAGCGATGTCGACGCAGTATGACGTCTCGCTGATCGGCCTGCCGGTCGGCCGCGCCTCCTTCGACACGACGATCAGGGGCGATGCCTACCGCGTCGAGGGAACGCTTGCCTCGAGCGGCCTTGCCGACATCGTGACAAGGATCAAGGGCAAGAGCAGCGTCGCCGGCCGCATCCAGGGCACGAAGCTCTTCGCCCACAGCTACGGGCTCGACTATTCGAGCGACAAGAAGACCTATCGCAGCGCCGTCACCTTCCGGTCCGGCAAGGTCTCGACGGCCGAGGTCGCCCCGAAGGTGACGAAGCCGAAAAAGGACTACGTGCCCGTCTCCCAGAGCCAGTTGTCGTCCGTCGTCGATCCGCTGAGCGGTCTGATGCTGAAGGGCAAGGCGACGCCCGAATCGCTGTGCAAGCGCCGCCTGCCCTTCTTCGACGGCTGGTCGCGGCTCGATCTGGTGCTCTCGCCCGGCGGGACGCGGCCATTTTCGACCGATGGCTACAAGGGCGATGTCGTCGTCTGCAATGTCCGCATCGAGCCCGTCAGCGGCTACCGCGCCGCCTCCCGCGGCATGAAGTTCATCCAGCGCCAGACGATCGAACTCTGGTTCGCGCCGATCAAGGACACCGGCATCTTCGCGCCTGTCTATGCCAAGATCCCGACGGAGATCGGCCCGCTCACCTTGCGCGCCTCGATGTTCGCCAAGAATTGA
- a CDS encoding esterase-like activity of phytase family protein: MHREMKQRRMAPLAAALVLASSVLVPASAAAQQRDISVTAVPIRSFDSDAALTRFGALRYVGGFSYSSTDSRLAGVSALRLLPGRARFLAVTDTGYWFSGAIARDAEGRPKGIEAAAIAPILGPDGEPRTRRKGLADAEGLAIAGGRALVSFERDHRIEAFANAAEPFDDRPSAVAQPIPRRELRGNAGIETIAVDGGTAGRASRTVIVTEQSIDRGGNLFAAILGPAGGKFKVVRETPWSVTDGAFLPDGDLLLLERRYQGFGRIGMRIRRIAGGDIRPGALVDGPVLMEAGFAQQIDNMEGMDVTVGADGRTYLALVSDNNGSFFQRNLYLEFVLDGPGPS; encoded by the coding sequence GTGCACCGTGAAATGAAGCAGCGCCGGATGGCGCCGCTGGCGGCTGCCCTGGTGCTGGCTTCGTCGGTGCTCGTCCCCGCCTCGGCCGCTGCGCAGCAGCGCGACATATCCGTGACGGCCGTGCCGATCAGAAGCTTCGACTCGGACGCCGCCCTGACCCGATTCGGCGCCCTTCGCTATGTCGGGGGCTTCAGCTACTCCTCCACCGACAGCCGGCTTGCCGGGGTTTCGGCCCTTCGGCTCTTGCCCGGACGGGCGCGCTTTCTCGCCGTCACCGACACCGGCTACTGGTTTTCCGGTGCGATCGCCCGCGATGCAGAGGGCCGGCCGAAGGGAATCGAGGCGGCCGCGATCGCGCCGATCCTCGGACCCGACGGCGAACCGCGAACGCGGCGCAAGGGCCTCGCCGATGCAGAGGGCCTTGCCATCGCCGGCGGCCGCGCCCTCGTCTCCTTCGAGCGCGACCATCGCATCGAGGCCTTTGCGAACGCCGCCGAACCCTTCGACGACCGGCCGTCGGCGGTTGCGCAGCCGATCCCGCGGCGGGAACTGCGCGGCAATGCCGGCATCGAGACGATCGCCGTCGACGGCGGTACAGCCGGACGCGCCAGCCGCACGGTGATCGTCACCGAACAGTCGATCGACCGCGGCGGCAATCTCTTCGCCGCCATCCTCGGACCTGCTGGCGGGAAGTTCAAGGTCGTGCGCGAGACGCCCTGGAGCGTCACCGATGGCGCCTTCCTGCCGGATGGCGATCTGCTTCTTCTGGAACGCCGCTACCAGGGTTTCGGCCGCATCGGCATGCGCATCCGCCGCATCGCCGGCGGCGACATCCGGCCGGGCGCGCTGGTCGACGGTCCCGTGTTGATGGAAGCTGGCTTTGCCCAGCAGATCGACAACATGGAGGGGATGGACGTCACGGTCGGTGCCGATGGCCGAACCTATCTCGCCCTCGTCTCCGACAACAACGGCTCGTTTTTCCAGCGCAATCTCTATCTGGAATTCGTGCTCGACGGTCCGGGACCTTCGTGA
- a CDS encoding DnaJ domain-containing protein, which produces MKLDSKYFDGIRVKPAREAAAEKARVPDCAWDGCDKPGNHRAPRGRDHEGQYLNFCVDHVRQYNKSYNYFSGLNDTDIQTYLKDSLTGNRPTWTMGAAAGDASATQAPPRAARRWSGKAKDPFNLFGDDATRVRQASKTKKVRSLESKAFTTLDLTEESSGEAIRTRYKSLVKQYHPDANGGDRGHEDRLREVIQAYKLLKQSGFC; this is translated from the coding sequence ATGAAGCTCGATTCAAAATATTTCGACGGAATACGTGTCAAACCGGCCCGGGAGGCTGCGGCAGAGAAGGCCCGCGTGCCTGACTGTGCCTGGGACGGATGCGACAAGCCGGGCAACCACAGGGCCCCCCGCGGCCGTGATCACGAGGGCCAGTACCTCAATTTCTGCGTCGATCACGTCCGCCAGTACAACAAGTCCTACAACTATTTCTCGGGTCTCAACGACACCGACATCCAGACCTATCTGAAGGATTCGCTGACGGGCAACCGTCCGACCTGGACCATGGGCGCGGCGGCCGGCGATGCTTCCGCCACCCAGGCGCCGCCGCGGGCGGCGCGGCGCTGGAGCGGCAAGGCGAAGGACCCGTTCAATCTCTTCGGCGACGACGCCACACGCGTGCGCCAGGCATCCAAGACCAAGAAGGTGCGCTCGCTGGAGTCGAAAGCCTTCACCACGCTCGATCTCACCGAAGAATCGTCTGGTGAGGCGATCCGAACGCGCTATAAAAGCCTGGTGAAGCAATACCACCCCGATGCCAATGGCGGCGATCGTGGGCACGAAGACCGGCTGCGCGAGGTCATCCAGGCCTACAAGCTCTTGAAACAGTCGGGTTTTTGTTAA
- a CDS encoding queuosine precursor transporter, whose product MTSRFPALPVAAMTLIVLASNVLVQFPLSGKVGTLALGDILTWGAFTYPFAFLVTDLTNRRYGPVVARRVVYAGFAVAILTSIVVPPILFDAGLLGYPTAGERLVRIACASGAAFLMAQLFDIAVFNRLRRSSWWRAPAFASLTGSVVDTLTFFTLAFAPFFLLLGPGDEFSLANAPLLGVMTAEAPRWISWALGDFVVKVLIAVFALVPYRILMQRVVPYRPVGTAV is encoded by the coding sequence ATGACTTCTCGATTTCCCGCGCTCCCTGTCGCGGCGATGACGCTGATCGTCCTCGCCTCAAACGTGCTCGTCCAGTTTCCGCTCAGCGGAAAGGTCGGCACGCTCGCCCTCGGCGACATCCTGACCTGGGGCGCCTTTACCTATCCCTTTGCCTTCCTCGTTACCGACCTCACCAACCGCCGCTACGGCCCCGTGGTGGCGCGTCGCGTCGTCTATGCCGGCTTTGCCGTGGCGATTCTGACCTCGATCGTCGTACCGCCCATCCTCTTCGACGCCGGCCTCCTCGGTTACCCCACCGCCGGCGAACGGCTCGTGCGCATCGCCTGCGCTTCGGGCGCTGCCTTCCTGATGGCGCAGCTGTTCGACATCGCCGTATTCAACCGCCTGCGCCGCTCCAGCTGGTGGCGTGCGCCAGCCTTCGCCTCACTTACCGGTTCCGTGGTCGACACGCTGACCTTCTTCACCCTTGCCTTCGCACCCTTCTTTCTGTTGCTCGGTCCCGGCGACGAATTCTCGCTGGCGAACGCGCCGCTGCTCGGCGTCATGACGGCGGAAGCACCGCGTTGGATCTCCTGGGCGCTCGGCGACTTCGTGGTGAAGGTATTGATCGCCGTCTTTGCGCTGGTCCCCTATCGCATTCTGATGCAGCGCGTCGTGCCATATCGCCCGGTCGGCACGGCGGTCTGA
- a CDS encoding YoaK family protein, translating to MNAQMPPRKLEAPRAHRRRVLRRRQMATGLGFAAALSCLAGMTDAIGFLVAGDFVSFMSGNTTRLAVAVGEGLGAQALHLALLVLVFVVGNSAGVVFVHLTGRRHALIVGLVGAVLALGGTLHLLGFTRAATLAVVFAMGLVNVAVERVDGHALGVTYVTGALSRFGRGIGRWLVGAPSGRWWIEIVPWTGMLVGAVMGALAVAALGPPAIFVAAALAGCLAVVSGLIPQRWRRHYFG from the coding sequence GTGAACGCCCAGATGCCGCCACGAAAGCTCGAAGCGCCGCGGGCGCACCGCCGCAGGGTGCTGCGCCGGCGGCAGATGGCGACCGGGCTCGGCTTTGCCGCCGCCCTGTCTTGCCTGGCCGGCATGACCGACGCCATCGGCTTTCTCGTCGCCGGCGACTTCGTCTCCTTCATGAGCGGCAATACGACGCGGCTCGCCGTCGCGGTCGGCGAAGGTCTGGGGGCCCAGGCACTTCATCTGGCGCTGCTTGTCCTCGTCTTCGTCGTCGGCAACAGCGCCGGCGTCGTCTTCGTGCACCTCACCGGTCGCCGCCACGCGCTGATCGTCGGTCTCGTCGGGGCCGTCCTTGCGCTTGGAGGAACCCTGCATCTTCTCGGTTTCACGAGGGCGGCGACGCTCGCGGTGGTGTTCGCCATGGGGCTCGTCAACGTCGCGGTCGAGCGCGTCGACGGCCATGCGCTCGGCGTCACCTACGTTACCGGGGCGCTGTCGCGCTTCGGCCGGGGTATCGGCCGTTGGCTCGTCGGCGCGCCGTCGGGCCGCTGGTGGATCGAGATCGTGCCCTGGACGGGCATGCTCGTCGGCGCCGTTATGGGAGCGCTTGCCGTCGCCGCACTCGGGCCGCCCGCAATCTTTGTCGCCGCTGCCTTGGCCGGCTGTCTCGCGGTCGTCTCGGGCCTCATTCCCCAGCGCTGGCGCAGGCATTATTTCGGATAA